The following proteins come from a genomic window of Rissa tridactyla isolate bRisTri1 chromosome 13, bRisTri1.patW.cur.20221130, whole genome shotgun sequence:
- the HRK gene encoding activator of apoptosis harakiri, which produces MCPCALHGGPPAPCPCSPGRAARPSAAARLVAARLRRLGDELEQRAARRKARGRGPSAGRRLAAVVCLLCALTPAAALAWLIRRRSL; this is translated from the coding sequence ATGTGCCCCTGCGCGCTGCACGGCGGCCCCCCCGcgccctgcccctgcagccccggccgcgccgcccggccctccgccgccgcccgcctggTCGCCGCCCGCCTGCGCCGCCTGGGCGATGAGCTGGAGCAGCGGGCGGCGCGGCGCAaggcgcggggccgcggccccTCGGCCGGCCGTCGGCTGGCCGCCGTGGTGTGCCTGCTGTGCGCCCTCAcgcccgccgccgcgctggcCTGGCTGATCCGCAGGAGGAGCCTCTGA